The window TACTTTTGTATCCACTTTAATGGCTAGTTTTCAATGATGAGTTTTACCTGAATCCCTAAAATTTTAACAAAGGCAAGAGAATATATACACCCTGTTGGCGCAGGTACATGGCAATGCTCGGGCCATTAATGGAAATGTGCAAGAGAGCATCCTTAGCACAGGGGTAGTATAGTCTTTTCACACCTACTATGTCTAGGTGTTGATACTTGCAAGTGGGCaatgttctttcttcctttaaaTAAATGAGCCCGGATTCTCTCCATCTGGCTGTACCCTCCAATCCCATCTCATACCATCTACATGGGACTAAAGGTTATAACCGGATGCAGAGAAACCGAATTCTAAATAAACAAGAAACATTGACGATCCAAACCTGGTCACAGAAGCTGAGATTATTGGCGTAAGCAACATTGACCCTGCAACCTTCAACCTTGAGGCATTCTCCCCGGAAGATCTCAATCACAGCAGAGTCATTCCTGAAGGATCTGGCCCCAGTCCTCATGAACAGTGTCAGCCCCATAACCGGCACTCCCTTCTCGTTAACATCAGCAACCCTACCCTCAAGACTCACATTACAGGACACCCTTGCCTTACACCTCAACATATCATACACCTCCATCCTCCTTTCCCTAGACATCCCACCCTCATTGTGTCTCATCACGACTGCCTCTTCGAAGCAAGCAGGCCCTTCGATCCCATCAAACACTTCAATGTTAAGGGCCCCACCAAAGGTTGCCTCCATGAGATACCCCAACCAGGAGCCCATCTTACTCCGTAGCTCACCCCAGTGGTACAgaatccaacggttggggactCTACAAGAACCAATCCTCCTGTGCCACGCCACAAATGGAAAAACCGCTGATAAGCCATGCCAAATGTTATCATAGTTGTAATGGTTGTAGGAGATGAAGGTGAGACCCTTCAAGAGAGTGGCATTGTGGGGTAGTGCTTCTGGCCATGCCAAGGCGTAAGAGTTCCATGAGCCATCGTGTGTGTCGTGACCCAATATGCAGAGTAGTCTTCCTTTGGAAGCCTCAGAAGGGAAGTGTTGGTACTGTACCTCGTTTTCCTCGTGAGTGTCGTACATGGAGCTCATGAACCATGTGTGGCCTTGTAAGGCAGTGTTTGTGTACCTTAGGTCCTTGAGTGGGAGGAACGTGACTGAGTCACGTAACTTGGTAACCATGGCACTAAGCTCGACAGAGCAGTTGTTGAAGTTGCGTAGGAAAGcccatgatgatgatgaagaagggaaggatgggGAAGAGTATAATTGTATGGATTGTATTAAAGTATGGGTTTGgaggaaaataaagatgatgacACAGGAGATGAGAATGAATAGAGAGATCTTATGTGAgtagagagagatggaagaggAACTGCGTTGTTTGAAGGGCTTGCTGGGTCTATTCTCAGTTTCTGTGAGCCCATTGGTGGTCATggcggaagaagaagaaagtatgTGTAGGCCTGGATTTGAGACCTTTTGCTTTGCTAGTCTGCTTTGATTTCTTCAGGACTGAgagaaagaaatacaaaataagTGGAAATGTAGATGTGAAAAATCTTCTAGTGGGTCAGATTCTGGGGCTGCTTCATGGTTTTgagtgtagagagagagagagagagagagagagagagagagactataaTCCATTAGAGCGCAACTTGGGGATCTGGGGTGTGCATGCCTGCCtagaaagaaacaaagggaagaaaCTATTGAAGCAAAGGAAGTAACTAGATAGGGAACCCTCCCCCTTCCTTTCGCCGGAAGAAACGAAAGCTCCACCTCCTAAGCTTATACTTGTGAATGGTATTGGTAGATGGGAGGGTACGGTACATGTGAATTTTAGTTAATTCCAATTCCGGATTTGAATGGTGAGCCTTGACTGCTCTtttgcgtgagagagagagagaggaatgatCAAGCTTCTTGTAAGAGAATGGTCATTAAACAAAGGGAATGAGAAGCATGCATCACCCTTGACcagatttatatatatatatatatatatatagaaaaaggTTGTCTATGCCACCAGTATACCTACAtggtgtctatctctctccattATTTCTTGGAAAAGTCTCTTATGTCTCTTTTATCTCAGTCCTCAAATAGTCAAATTGGTTAAGTCCCTAGCTCTAGGAATTCATTAGATATCTCAAATTAGAGATTGAATCCATTGTTCTACCTGATCATACAAGTCATGTTCCGACCCTAAaccccttcttcttcaaggagatattttcttattcaattttACTGGGATATTTATAATGGTACTTTGCTTAAGTATGCCCTGTGGTTGCCAACTTGGTTGGATCCTCCACATCAGAATAAGTGAGTATCAAGAAAAGATCAAGTAGCCTAAGAAGACGAGAACATCTTTCTCATGTCCAATAATTTGCAATAGTGAGCAAAGGCCTTGAGAACCGTTGAGCTTTTGCCAGAAGGCGGTGTTTGTGCTCTTTTATCTTGGCAAATAGGCTGACTATTGCAGGCTATTGTGTAGATCATCTGGGCAAACACCTTCTGGTGCATATCACTCTTACGCCCTGTACAATTGTTTACATGATTTTCTCCGAGGAGGAGACTACTCCATTGTATTACATATGTCATCACTATCAGTCCCTGTTCTCTCATCCTCTAGACCCTCTAATTCTTCGTCCTCTTCTACTGAACCATTACCTTTACATTTTAGTAATGCTTCTAAGGTTGATTACTTGTATGAGATCCAGTACTTACCTGAAGACCAATAGATCTATCCCACCAATTATCCCATTATTAATCCTTATACTATTTTTCCCAAGAACCCTGCTACAACTAAGAAAAAGATTACTACtatcttttcacccaaaaaggccCCTATTGCTAAAGAATTGGTTCAGGCATCTCGCTATGACCAATGTATCATTCTAGCCGCTTCTCAAGGGCAATTCTTTACTCTTGAACTCCCTGCAAACCTTCATGCTACTACAATGCCCAAGGATATACACACCTCCATTTCGGTGCCATTCGTCTGGCCCTTACTTTCCATGGAAGAAAAGGTCTTCCTGTGGTAACTAGACTAGACCTTTTGGACAACCACTTTGAAAAGTTTGAACATGTTGTCATCACAGATATTCAGACTACTCTGAATGCTGGTACATTCTTCACCATTTTCCCCAATTACAACATCCCTCTTTGTGATACATCTTCTTGATGAATTGCAACTTCAAGTTCAGATCACAGGTGCTTCATAAATACCTGATGCAAAGGCAGCTACTCTCCATTACCAAATGGTTTACAGGCAACAAAATCATGCTTTTGACCTTGCAACAGGTCATTCTTCCAATGCATTGTTCATTAATGTGGATTCTCAACAGGTCCCAAATGTCACATATGTGGGAAAGCTTGTGATGTTGCTGCTTTAAGGGCTCGGAGCTAATCTTCCAaaaatctcttttctttttctttctctgctaAAAGATGGTATGCTTGGTTGTAGTCTGAGACAGTAGCTACGATACCGGGCAATTGATGATGTACTTCTTCAATTCTCATCTTtagttcattaatcatccaaGTATTTGTAGTAATAGATTGTTGAAGTGTGCCTTGAAACTGTTGCATTTGTTGCTGGTTTTGAGCAATCTGCTGTAAGTACTGGTTTTAGACCAGAGCATTCTCAGCTTGCAGTTCAAAGCGGCTTCTGTTAGAGAAAGGGGGAGAACTGCCCATTTGATTGGATTATTCTAGACTGAATCTTCCACTAATGTTGCTAGTGTTTAGCATCTTTAAAAGCCATAGTTGATGGAAATTATTTTTGAACTGTAGAAGAACTGGATGCATATGCTGGAGGAGGCGTGGCAGCTGGTGGTCGAATCATCTGGCAAGGTAAATGTTCTGGTAACTGGAATGATGGACGACCATATTCAACTAGATTTTGATATCTTCCACTAGCTTCACCAAGAGGACCAACATTAGGATCTCCATTTTTATAACGCTCTTTGAGGCATTTTTGAGAGCCCTTCTTTCTGTGTCTCCTGGATGTACTATAcaaatcttcatcttcactttcttctgatgaacaaaaaggaaaattacataCATCAAACCATTTATGGCCAGTAGTGTCCTAGAATTCATAAATGGGATCTACTACCTCCGTATAAGCAATTATAGGTACTGCGAGCAACTTAGACGAAATTTGTTGTTGTGGCAGAATAGGCAAAAGAGCTGATATAGGAGGAAATTCGATCTCAATTTCTCCATTAGGCCTTCTTGAAAAAGTAGGGTCTGTGGACACAAGGGGTTCAGTCTAGGGTTGATTTCGGGCTAGGACTCTTTGTTCATATGTGGTAAACCAGGCTTCAGGTAATAATTTCACCAAGTCAGAACGGGGGATTTGTCTAGGAACATTTGGGACATTTGGGACCGGTTGAGAATCCACATTAATGAATAATGAATCGGAAGAATGACCCGTTGCAAGGTCAAAAGCATGATTTTGCAGCCTGTAAACCATTTGGTAATGGAGAGTAGCTGCCTTTGCATCAAGAAGATGTGGATCACAAAGAGGAAAATGGTGAAGAAGACTGTGCCAGCATTCAGAGTAGTCTGAATATCTGTGATGACAGCATGTTCAAACTTCTCAAAAGGGCTGTCCAAAAGGTCTAGTCTAGTTACCACTTGAAGACCTTTTCTTCCATAGAAAATAAGGGCTAGACGGATGGCACCGAAATGGAGGTGTGTATATCCTTAGGCCATTGCAGTAGCAGGAAGGTTTGCAGGGAGTTCAAGAGTAAAAAATTGCCCTTGAGAAGTGGCTGGAATGATACATTGGTCATAGCGAGATGTCTGAACCAAATCTTTAGCAATAGGggcctttttgggtgaaaagataTAGCAGTACTCTTTTTCTTAGTTGTAGCAGGGTTCTTGGGAAAAACAGTATAAGGATTAATAATGGGATAATTGGTGGGATGGATTTGTCGGTCTTCATGTAAGTACTGGATCTCATACAAGTAATCAACCTTAGAAGTATTACTAGAATATAATGGTAATGGTTCagtagaaaaggaagaagaagtagagggTCTAGGGGATGAGAGAACAGGGACTAATAGTGATGACATATGTAATACAATGGAGTAGTCTCCTCCTCGGACATGTAAACAATAGTACTGGGAGTAAGAGTGAGATGCACCAGAATGTGTCTGCCAAGGTGATCTACACAATTAGCCTGCAATAGTCAGCCTATTTGTTGAGATAAAAGAGGACAAATGCCGCCTTCTGGCAAAAGCTCAACGGATCTCAAGGCTTTTGCTCACTGCTGCAGATTATTGGACAAGAGAAAGATGTTCTTGTCTTCTCAGGCTACCTGACCTTTTCTTAATACTCACTTGTTCTGATGTGGAGGATCTAACCAAGTTTGCAACCACAGAGCATACTTAAGCAAAGTACCATTATAAATATCTTAGTAAAATTGAATAACAAACTATCTCCTTAGAGAAGAA is drawn from Macadamia integrifolia cultivar HAES 741 chromosome 7, SCU_Mint_v3, whole genome shotgun sequence and contains these coding sequences:
- the LOC122085147 gene encoding uncharacterized protein LOC122085147: MTTNGLTETENRPSKPFKQRSSSSISLYSHKISLFILISCVIIFIFLQTHTLIQSIQLYSSPSFPSSSSSWAFLRNFNNCSVELSAMVTKLRDSVTFLPLKDLRYTNTALQGHTWFMSSMYDTHEENEVQYQHFPSEASKGRLLCILGHDTHDGSWNSYALAWPEALPHNATLLKGLTFISYNHYNYDNIWHGLSAVFPFVAWHRRIGSCRVPNRWILYHWGELRSKMGSWLGYLMEATFGGALNIEVFDGIEGPACFEEAVVMRHNEGGMSRERRMEVYDMLRCKARVSCNVSLEGRVADVNEKGVPVMGLTLFMRTGARSFRNDSAVIEIFRGECLKVEGCRVNVAYANNLSFCDQVRLMSYTDILVSPHGAQLTNMFFMDRNSSVMEFFPKGWLKLAGVGQYVYHWIASWSGMRHRGAWRDPKGDECPYPENDRRCMSIYKGGKIGLNETFFGEWVRDVLHDVKHSRMDEASNSHIKQRLRSTGCACD